From Triticum urartu cultivar G1812 chromosome 2, Tu2.1, whole genome shotgun sequence, a single genomic window includes:
- the LOC125534285 gene encoding auxin-responsive protein SAUR19-like, whose protein sequence is MCKVINTVRSLAWLRRIVRRWRSRAAASVRPNKDVLELDAAVPAGHVAVRVEGRGDGQSSSRRFVVPVAQLSHPAFWELLQQAEEEYGFPSASGPLALPCDEDHLRDVLRRVSSSETEERGSFRRRGVVAAPHDDSRPLLQGVAVKKLAS, encoded by the coding sequence ATGTGCAAGGTCATCAACACGGTCCGGTCGCTCGCCTGGCTGCGCCGCATCGTGCGGAGGTGGCGCTCCCGAGCGGCGGCCTCGGTGCGGCCCAACAAGGATGTGCTCGAGCTAGACGCCGCGGTGCCGGCGGGGCACGTGGCGGTGCGCGTGGAGGGCCGTGGCGACGGACAGTCGTCGTCGAGGCGGTTCGTTGTGCCGGTGGCGCAGCTGAGCCACCCGGCGTTCTGGGAGCTGCTCCAGCAGGCGGAGGAGGAGTACGGTTTCCCGTCGGCCTCCGGCCCCCTCGCGCTCCCCTGCGACGAGGACCACCTCCGTGACGTCCTCCGCCGCGTCTCGTCCTCCGAAACCGAGGAGCGCGGCTCCTTCCGCCGCCGCGGTGTCGTGGCGGCGCCGCACGATGACTCGCGGCCGCTGCTGCAGGGGGTGGCCGTGAAGAAGCTCGCCTCGTGA
- the LOC125534286 gene encoding auxin-responsive protein SAUR19-like codes for MCKVINTVQSLAWLRRAVRRWRSRAAASVLPNKDVLVPAGHVAVRVEGRGDGESSPRRFVVPVAQLSHPAFWELLQQAEEEYGFPSASGPLALPCDEDHLRDVLRRVSSSVPKDRGCFRRRGAMAAPHDDSRPLLPGVALKKLVS; via the coding sequence ATGTGCAAGGTCATCAACACCGTCCAGTCGCTCGCCTGGCTGCGCCGCGCCGTGCGGCGGTGGCGCTCCCGAGCGGCGGCCTCGGTGCTGCCCAACAAGGATGTGTTGGTGCCGGCGGGGCACGTGGCGGTGCGCGTGGAGGGCCGCGGCGACGGGGAGTCCTCGCCGAGACGGTTCGTTGTGCCGGTGGCGCAGCTGAGCCACCCGGCGTTCTGGGAGCTGCTCCAGCAGGCGGAGGAGGAGTACGGTTTCCCGTCGGCCTCCGGCCCCCTCGCGCTCCCCTGCGACGAGGACCACCTCCGCGATGTCCTCCGCCGCGTCTCGTCCTCGGTCCCCAAGGATCGCGGCTGCTTCCGCCGCCGCGGTGCCATGGCGGCGCCGCACGATGACTCGCGGCCGCTGCTGCCGGGGGTGGCTTTGAAGAAGCTCGTCTCGTGA